In Lycium ferocissimum isolate CSIRO_LF1 chromosome 11, AGI_CSIRO_Lferr_CH_V1, whole genome shotgun sequence, a single genomic region encodes these proteins:
- the LOC132036307 gene encoding glutamyl-tRNA(Gln) amidotransferase subunit C, chloroplastic/mitochondrial-like, which produces MGSIRTLHLLKPNFTKNGIFPLPLTLRSYVMKSSLLEPPNVPRLSETARISLTPQEIEDFAPKIRQVIDWFGQLQNVDLQSIKPAIRADTEGDNLRGDVPEKFENIEALISAVPGFQEPYIKVPKVY; this is translated from the coding sequence ATGGGAAGCATCAGAACTTTACATTTACTCAAACCAAATTTCACTAAAAATGGCATTTTCCCATTACCACTGACTCTTCGAAGCTACGTTATGAAATCGAGTCTTCTAGAACCTCCTAATGTTCCACGTTTATCCGAAACTGCTCGAATTTCACTCACACCACAAGAAATTGAAGACTTTGCTCCTAAAATTCGACAAGTTATAGATTGGTTTGGACAACTTCAAAATGTTGATCTACAGAGTATTAAGCCAGCAATTAGAGCAGATACTGAAGGAGATAATTTGCGTGGAGATGTACCTGAAAAGTTTGAGAATATAGAAGCATTGATTTCTGCTGTTCCAGGTTTTCAGGAACCTTACATTAAAGTTCCCAAAGTATATTGA